The following proteins come from a genomic window of Pirellula staleyi DSM 6068:
- a CDS encoding DUF2185 domain-containing protein, with translation MAEKNFKLRADQIETLIEDMGRCFVSDMVTVEGMKVGYLYREEADFEDDSGWRFLSGTESDEYMNDPDHFSIIPVNAVCNYDTDIIDLLDAEEGSEFQRDPETNEFVELVDDLDGEDLDDDEDFEEEDFDDEQSEEDDEDE, from the coding sequence ATGGCTGAAAAAAACTTTAAGCTTCGCGCCGACCAAATCGAAACGCTCATCGAAGACATGGGACGCTGCTTTGTCAGCGACATGGTCACCGTCGAGGGGATGAAGGTCGGCTACTTGTATCGCGAAGAAGCCGACTTTGAAGACGATAGCGGCTGGCGTTTTCTCTCGGGAACCGAGTCCGACGAGTACATGAACGACCCAGACCACTTCTCGATCATCCCCGTGAATGCCGTTTGCAACTACGACACCGACATCATCGATTTGCTTGATGCCGAGGAGGGCTCCGAATTTCAGCGCGACCCTGAAACCAATGAATTCGTCGAACTCGTTGACGATCTCGATGGCGAAGACCTCGACGACGACGAGGACTTCGAAGAGGAAGATTTTGACGACGAGCAGTCCGAGGAAGACGACGAGGACGAGTAA
- a CDS encoding DUF1570 domain-containing protein, with product MTHPREALHPRHSRATPRIAVLFLLARFSVFLVMLLAIVSPGSSAFSQTEPPSPDNAAWEFAHLAGGVTLRGVVLKEREHEIDFAEIFTPPGRPMYAVVHGLQRIRIGRIEALPEAEHAQLLETFQNLRNRARIDAQRQEDVVLVAIGDAASARFRYDGDWFSLESNCDEMITRRCVVRVEQMFRAYRTLLPPRVENPARVEIRIFGDVDHYRQNLRELQLPLGNLAIYVGSQQLVLAGSDLRTLSDRLVQLQTHLASLQSQSQLLTKAHELSLARQSQLLKEKGFSAAEISTELRLRKNAFDAERAEVQAAAAAALRESEKLFQTATAAMISRLRHEAFHAYLDSSVFPRASHHVPIWLHEGLAQVFETAVLDGDSLRVDAPSPARLRSLAHDLTTAEALPLARLLESEQDAFLGSHRQAARDQHYLYAWGVAYHLAFEQRLLGSPALETYVEKSSAKSSPIANFEKLVGKDLVSWERSWHEHVRRSAAAK from the coding sequence ATGACACATCCTCGCGAAGCATTACACCCCCGTCACTCTCGAGCCACGCCTCGCATCGCCGTGCTGTTTTTGCTCGCTCGCTTTTCAGTTTTCCTCGTGATGCTGCTGGCGATCGTCTCCCCAGGTTCGTCGGCGTTTTCACAGACGGAACCTCCTTCGCCCGACAATGCCGCGTGGGAATTCGCGCACCTCGCAGGAGGTGTCACGCTCCGCGGTGTCGTTCTGAAGGAGCGCGAGCACGAGATCGATTTTGCCGAGATTTTTACCCCACCGGGTCGCCCCATGTATGCCGTGGTGCATGGGCTGCAGCGGATTCGGATCGGACGTATCGAGGCACTCCCCGAGGCAGAGCATGCCCAACTCCTCGAAACCTTTCAGAACCTGCGCAATCGCGCTCGAATCGATGCCCAGCGCCAAGAGGACGTCGTTTTAGTGGCCATCGGCGACGCTGCTTCGGCACGCTTTCGCTACGATGGAGACTGGTTTTCGCTCGAGAGCAATTGCGACGAAATGATCACACGCCGCTGCGTGGTGCGCGTCGAGCAAATGTTCCGCGCCTATCGCACACTGCTACCACCGCGAGTCGAGAACCCCGCACGCGTCGAAATCCGTATCTTTGGCGACGTCGATCACTACCGCCAAAACCTGCGCGAACTTCAGCTGCCGCTCGGGAATCTGGCGATCTATGTCGGCAGTCAGCAGCTTGTCCTCGCCGGGAGCGATTTGCGCACCCTCTCCGATCGACTAGTGCAGCTGCAAACCCATCTGGCAAGTCTCCAGTCGCAGTCGCAACTGCTCACCAAAGCGCACGAACTTAGCCTCGCACGCCAATCGCAGCTGCTTAAAGAAAAAGGGTTCTCGGCTGCCGAAATCAGCACCGAATTGCGACTTCGCAAAAACGCTTTCGATGCCGAGCGGGCGGAAGTTCAAGCGGCCGCCGCAGCCGCCCTTCGCGAAAGTGAAAAGCTCTTTCAAACCGCCACAGCAGCGATGATAAGCCGTTTGCGGCACGAAGCTTTTCACGCCTATCTCGATTCCAGCGTCTTTCCGCGCGCTTCGCACCATGTGCCGATTTGGCTCCATGAAGGGCTCGCCCAAGTGTTTGAAACAGCGGTGCTCGATGGCGACTCGCTCCGGGTCGATGCACCATCTCCCGCAAGGCTTCGAAGTCTCGCTCACGATCTCACCACGGCCGAAGCACTCCCACTCGCCCGGCTTCTCGAATCCGAGCAAGATGCTTTCCTCGGCAGCCACCGGCAAGCAGCTCGCGACCAGCATTATTTGTATGCCTGGGGAGTCGCCTACCATCTCGCTTTCGAGCAGCGGCTGTTGGGCTCACCGGCACTCGAAACTTACGTCGAAAAAAGCTCGGCGAAGTCGAGTCCGATTGCCAACTTCGAAAAGCTCGTCGGCAAGGATCTGGTCAGCTGGGAGCGCTCGTGGCACGAGCATGTCCGCCGTTCAGCTGCCGCGAAATAG
- a CDS encoding aminotransferase class I/II-fold pyridoxal phosphate-dependent enzyme, whose protein sequence is MNLERYLAPYSPPTTSLVDCLRYWTEVQPSEVVYYFSDGEESEISLNYSTFLRKAQAVAQVLVEGGFSGERALLLYPPGPDFTIGYFGCLLAGCVAVPAYPPRRNRNMNRIQAISDDAQAKVALTVSEVTARSEDLLNESPKLKALTWIATDLIPEEVGDVFKAVPIAPSDLAMLQYTSGSTGTPKGVMLRHSNLMDNVQLITAGFEPTRQGRSLSWLPTYHDMGLVGGVLAPMFFGRPAVLMSPMSFLQRPVRWLRAITKYGVEISGGPNFAYDLCIQKCTDDQLVDIDLSTWEVAFNGAEPVRADTLKRFTERFAPFGFRPETFYPCYGMAETTLIVTGSYKTRPPVMLHFDGKLLDDRIVRSGVAGEPGVRTLVGCGRVLSDERVVIADPETFQELPPSRIGEIWVKSGSVAAGYWNKPEETNYTFGAYVAGSGEGPFLRTGDLGFLHNGELFVTGRLKDLIIVRGVNRYPQDIELTVERSHPTIQTGEVAAFAVDLHGRERLIIVAEVERTRRSDWSDVIAAIRKDVTAEHELPPDGVVLVRFGSIPKTSSGKIQRHACKADFLSDSLTIMGQWLAWEPEAPTATITPTPAKSEESVAINVSPEVLEAVMEHVRGIAKERAKDLKPHSNIVTDLGLDSLERLQIASELEETFGGRFPEDVLAEIETIAEVAQAIETYIGKEPKRQLKSSTSTAPKVVEIPAENYDFAQMPEYRRLKQTMRILSSTGVPNPYFRPHERVTRDTAMIGGREMLSYATYNYLGMSGDPSVSQAAKEAIDQYGTSVSASRLVSGEKTIHRDLEKTIADFLGVEDSIVYVGGHSTNETTIGHLFKPGDLIAHDSLAHNSIIQGAILSGARRRAFPHSDWQALDELLSEIRHEYRRVLIVIEGVYSMDGDFPDLPRFIEVKRKHKAILMVDEAHSIGTMGQTGRGIAEHFGVKSSEVDLWMGTLSKSFGSCGGYIAGCKEVVEYLKYTAPGFVYSVGLTPSNAAAALASVRVIQREPERVHKVQHNSKLFLDLAKARGLNTGMSNNTPVVPVITGNSKVALLLSRALFERGINVQPILYPAVEEEKARLRFFITASHTDEQIRLTVDAVAEELARIEPSLVQGGSQLAASS, encoded by the coding sequence GTGAATCTCGAACGCTACCTCGCCCCCTACTCGCCCCCCACCACTTCCCTGGTCGACTGTCTACGGTATTGGACCGAAGTTCAGCCGAGCGAAGTGGTCTATTACTTCAGCGACGGCGAAGAGTCGGAAATCTCCTTGAACTACAGCACCTTTCTGCGCAAAGCACAGGCTGTGGCGCAAGTGCTGGTCGAAGGTGGTTTCTCGGGCGAACGTGCCCTGCTCCTCTATCCACCGGGACCCGATTTCACGATTGGCTATTTCGGCTGTCTGCTTGCCGGTTGCGTGGCAGTCCCTGCGTATCCCCCACGTCGCAATCGCAACATGAATCGCATTCAAGCGATCAGCGACGATGCCCAAGCCAAGGTGGCCCTCACGGTCAGCGAAGTCACCGCCCGCAGCGAAGATCTGCTGAACGAATCCCCCAAGCTCAAAGCACTCACCTGGATCGCTACCGATCTGATTCCCGAAGAAGTGGGGGACGTTTTCAAAGCTGTCCCGATCGCCCCAAGCGACCTGGCGATGCTGCAATACACCTCCGGTTCGACCGGCACGCCCAAAGGGGTGATGCTGCGACACTCGAACCTGATGGATAACGTGCAGCTGATCACCGCTGGTTTCGAGCCTACACGGCAAGGACGTTCGCTGTCGTGGCTGCCGACCTATCACGACATGGGACTGGTGGGTGGCGTGCTCGCCCCAATGTTCTTCGGACGCCCTGCCGTGCTGATGTCGCCAATGTCGTTCTTGCAGCGACCTGTGCGCTGGCTCCGGGCGATCACCAAGTATGGTGTCGAGATCAGTGGCGGTCCGAACTTTGCCTACGATCTCTGCATTCAAAAGTGCACCGACGATCAGTTGGTCGACATCGACCTAAGCACTTGGGAAGTGGCGTTCAACGGTGCCGAACCAGTTCGCGCCGATACGCTCAAACGCTTTACCGAGCGCTTCGCGCCGTTCGGATTCCGTCCTGAAACGTTCTACCCCTGCTACGGCATGGCCGAGACCACGCTGATCGTCACTGGCAGCTACAAAACTCGCCCACCGGTGATGCTCCATTTTGATGGCAAACTGCTCGACGATCGGATCGTCCGCTCCGGAGTCGCTGGCGAACCTGGCGTGCGTACGCTCGTTGGCTGTGGCCGCGTTCTTTCCGATGAACGTGTGGTGATTGCCGACCCCGAGACGTTCCAAGAACTTCCCCCCAGCCGCATCGGCGAAATCTGGGTCAAGAGCGGCAGCGTCGCGGCAGGCTATTGGAACAAGCCAGAAGAAACCAATTACACCTTCGGGGCCTATGTCGCCGGCAGTGGCGAAGGTCCGTTCCTGCGAACGGGCGATCTTGGCTTTCTGCACAACGGTGAATTGTTCGTCACCGGGCGTCTGAAAGATCTGATCATCGTGCGCGGTGTGAATCGCTATCCACAGGATATCGAGCTCACCGTCGAGCGTTCCCATCCCACGATTCAAACGGGCGAAGTTGCCGCGTTTGCAGTCGATCTCCATGGGCGCGAGCGGCTGATCATCGTCGCCGAAGTCGAGCGGACGCGCCGCAGTGATTGGTCCGACGTCATCGCTGCGATTCGCAAAGATGTAACAGCCGAACACGAACTTCCACCCGATGGTGTCGTGCTTGTCCGTTTCGGCAGCATTCCCAAGACATCGAGCGGCAAGATTCAGCGTCACGCTTGCAAGGCCGACTTCCTCAGCGACAGCCTCACTATCATGGGACAGTGGCTCGCCTGGGAACCTGAAGCACCGACAGCCACAATCACTCCCACACCTGCCAAGAGCGAAGAATCGGTGGCGATCAACGTTTCGCCCGAAGTTCTCGAAGCGGTGATGGAACACGTTCGTGGCATTGCCAAAGAGCGCGCGAAAGATCTGAAGCCCCATTCGAACATCGTCACCGATCTGGGACTCGATTCGCTTGAGCGATTGCAGATTGCCAGTGAACTCGAAGAGACCTTTGGCGGCCGCTTCCCGGAAGATGTGCTGGCCGAAATCGAAACCATCGCCGAAGTGGCGCAGGCCATCGAAACCTACATCGGTAAAGAGCCCAAACGTCAGCTGAAGTCGTCGACCTCGACCGCTCCCAAAGTTGTCGAGATTCCTGCCGAAAACTACGACTTTGCACAGATGCCCGAATATCGTCGGCTGAAGCAAACGATGCGCATCCTGTCGTCGACGGGCGTCCCCAATCCGTACTTCCGTCCGCACGAACGAGTGACGCGCGACACCGCGATGATCGGTGGCCGCGAGATGCTCTCGTACGCCACTTACAACTACCTCGGCATGTCGGGCGATCCCTCGGTCAGCCAGGCTGCCAAGGAAGCGATCGATCAGTACGGCACCAGCGTTTCGGCCAGTCGACTCGTATCAGGCGAGAAGACGATTCACCGCGACCTCGAAAAAACAATCGCCGATTTTCTCGGTGTGGAAGATTCGATCGTCTATGTCGGTGGTCACTCGACCAACGAAACCACGATTGGTCACCTCTTTAAGCCAGGCGACTTGATCGCGCACGATTCACTCGCTCACAACAGCATCATCCAGGGAGCTATTCTGTCGGGCGCTCGTCGTCGCGCGTTCCCGCATAGCGACTGGCAAGCGCTCGACGAACTGCTGAGTGAAATTCGCCACGAATATCGCCGCGTGCTAATCGTGATCGAAGGCGTTTACAGCATGGATGGCGACTTCCCCGATCTCCCTCGTTTCATTGAAGTGAAACGCAAACACAAGGCGATCCTGATGGTCGACGAGGCGCACTCGATCGGTACGATGGGGCAGACCGGTCGCGGTATCGCCGAACACTTTGGCGTGAAGTCGAGCGAAGTCGATCTCTGGATGGGAACGCTCAGCAAGAGCTTTGGCAGTTGCGGTGGCTATATCGCCGGCTGTAAGGAAGTGGTCGAGTACCTGAAGTACACCGCCCCCGGGTTTGTGTATAGCGTGGGGCTCACCCCATCGAACGCCGCAGCTGCATTGGCCTCGGTTCGTGTCATCCAGCGCGAGCCCGAACGTGTGCACAAAGTGCAGCACAACAGCAAGCTGTTTCTCGATCTAGCGAAAGCACGCGGACTCAACACCGGCATGAGCAACAACACACCTGTCGTTCCGGTCATCACCGGCAACAGCAAGGTCGCTTTGCTCCTCTCGCGAGCCCTTTTCGAGCGTGGCATCAACGTGCAGCCGATTCTTTATCCCGCTGTGGAAGAAGAGAAGGCCCGTCTGCGGTTCTTCATCACCGCCTCGCATACCGACGAGCAAATTCGTTTGACCGTCGATGCAGTCGCTGAAGAACTGGCTCGCATCGAACCGAGCCTGGTGCAAGGTGGTTCGCAACTCGCCGCTTCGAGCTAG
- a CDS encoding DUF1080 domain-containing protein has translation MLALATSPSDDADKSPAPHPAGIPAMIVRNRFTFHCWLCVIASMILGAICSLATGEEPAATGFSYSLLKGDTFDGWIVTGCQAEVKEGVIRATSGEGMIRTENEYGDFILELEWRPLKESDFDSGIFFRAALPPEGKPWPQKYQVNLKQNDEGNVGPLKEARSKGLIKPGEWNQMQLTVIGDKASLQLNGKDAWTASGVERPRGYIAIQVEATLGGPFEFRQLKITELGAKSLITDDKLTGFTGVGGEKEACWSLEEGMIVCSGKKGPWLRYDQPVQDFNLRFDYQLLQGGNSGIYVRVPEDGNHHGKGAGVEIQLLDDTSEKYKQLKEYQYTGSIYAILAAKNRLDKPAPAWNTMEIDCRANRYRITHNGVVVLETDDTQTPELAERRVEGYLGLQNHTSKIWFRNLRLGPSLPELPAAK, from the coding sequence TTGCTTGCTCTTGCCACTTCCCCCAGCGATGATGCTGACAAATCTCCTGCTCCCCATCCCGCCGGAATTCCCGCCATGATCGTCCGTAACCGATTCACATTTCATTGCTGGCTCTGCGTCATCGCTTCCATGATCCTAGGAGCAATTTGCTCGCTCGCCACAGGCGAAGAACCTGCTGCCACTGGCTTTTCTTACTCGCTTCTCAAAGGGGATACCTTCGATGGCTGGATCGTCACCGGCTGTCAGGCGGAAGTGAAGGAGGGGGTGATTCGCGCCACCTCGGGAGAAGGGATGATTCGGACCGAGAACGAGTATGGCGATTTCATCCTCGAACTCGAGTGGCGGCCTCTCAAGGAGAGCGACTTCGACAGCGGAATCTTTTTCCGCGCGGCACTTCCTCCCGAAGGGAAACCGTGGCCGCAAAAGTATCAAGTGAACCTGAAGCAGAACGACGAAGGAAACGTCGGCCCACTCAAAGAGGCTCGTAGCAAAGGCCTCATCAAGCCGGGCGAATGGAACCAGATGCAGCTGACGGTGATCGGCGACAAAGCGAGCCTCCAGCTCAATGGCAAAGATGCCTGGACAGCATCGGGTGTCGAGCGACCTCGCGGCTATATCGCCATCCAGGTCGAAGCAACTCTTGGAGGTCCGTTCGAGTTTCGTCAGCTGAAAATCACGGAACTCGGTGCCAAGTCACTCATCACCGACGACAAACTCACCGGCTTCACAGGCGTAGGTGGCGAAAAAGAAGCGTGCTGGAGTCTCGAAGAAGGGATGATCGTTTGCAGCGGCAAAAAAGGGCCTTGGCTGCGTTACGACCAACCGGTGCAAGACTTCAATCTCCGTTTCGACTATCAGCTGCTGCAGGGGGGCAATTCGGGGATCTATGTGCGTGTCCCCGAAGATGGCAACCATCATGGCAAGGGGGCAGGGGTCGAGATTCAGCTGCTCGATGACACTTCTGAAAAGTACAAGCAGCTCAAAGAGTATCAATACACCGGCAGCATCTACGCCATCCTGGCCGCAAAAAATCGCCTCGATAAACCGGCTCCCGCTTGGAACACGATGGAAATCGACTGCCGCGCCAATCGCTACCGCATAACCCACAACGGTGTGGTGGTTCTCGAGACCGATGACACGCAGACCCCAGAGCTTGCCGAGCGACGTGTCGAGGGCTACCTGGGACTTCAGAATCACACGAGCAAAATCTGGTTTCGCAACCTCCGTTTGGGTCCCTCGCTCCCCGAACTTCCTGCTGCTAAATAG
- a CDS encoding PQQ-binding-like beta-propeller repeat protein, translating into MKHFFALFWIVATLAPALATAEDWPAFRGPQGNGISTESSLPPRWDETTGVVWRKELAGKGWSSPSLAAGKIYLTSAVPVDPEAEEGKTNLSLRALCLDASKGDLLWDVELFLQDAADAPKIHSKNSHASPTPWVDGERVFVHFGHMGTACLTTAGKVLWKTQELSYQPVHGNGCSPILVGDVLVFSCDGGKDPFVAALDANTGNLRWKYLRPGDPPPKTFAFCTPTAITVNGKVQIVSPGAGSVSALDPADGSEIWRVAHPGYSVIPKPLFAHGLVYISTSYDAAQIMAIRPDGTGDVTETHVAWTAKRGAPHTPSLLVIGDELYALADRGLLTCLDARTGDQHYQERIGGNYSSSPVFGDGRIYIQSEEGTGITVKPGKEFVKLDDLGFKERTLSSYAVGSGAIFVRTEKALYRLEAGK; encoded by the coding sequence ATGAAACACTTTTTTGCACTCTTTTGGATTGTGGCCACCCTCGCTCCCGCGCTAGCGACGGCAGAAGATTGGCCCGCCTTTCGGGGTCCCCAAGGCAATGGCATTTCCACCGAAAGCAGTTTGCCACCACGCTGGGATGAAACCACCGGCGTCGTGTGGCGTAAGGAACTGGCGGGCAAAGGATGGTCGAGCCCCAGTCTCGCCGCTGGCAAGATTTATCTGACCTCCGCCGTCCCTGTCGACCCCGAAGCGGAAGAGGGAAAAACCAACCTATCGCTCCGCGCGCTCTGTCTCGACGCCTCCAAGGGAGATCTGCTGTGGGACGTCGAACTCTTCCTCCAAGATGCGGCGGATGCTCCCAAAATCCATAGCAAAAACAGCCACGCGAGTCCCACGCCATGGGTCGATGGCGAGCGTGTTTTTGTCCATTTCGGCCATATGGGTACCGCCTGCCTCACCACCGCAGGCAAAGTGCTCTGGAAGACCCAGGAACTGTCGTATCAGCCGGTGCATGGGAACGGCTGTTCCCCGATCCTGGTCGGGGACGTGCTGGTGTTCAGCTGCGATGGTGGCAAGGATCCCTTTGTCGCCGCGCTCGACGCTAATACCGGCAACCTCCGCTGGAAGTACCTGCGTCCCGGCGATCCACCCCCGAAAACCTTCGCTTTTTGCACCCCCACTGCGATCACCGTGAATGGCAAAGTCCAAATCGTCTCGCCCGGTGCCGGATCGGTTTCTGCCCTCGATCCCGCCGATGGAAGTGAGATTTGGCGTGTCGCGCATCCCGGCTATAGCGTCATTCCCAAGCCACTTTTTGCCCATGGGCTGGTCTATATCAGCACGAGCTACGACGCCGCCCAAATCATGGCCATCCGCCCCGACGGGACGGGAGATGTGACCGAAACGCATGTTGCCTGGACCGCCAAACGTGGCGCTCCTCACACCCCTTCGCTGCTGGTGATTGGCGACGAGTTGTATGCCCTTGCCGATCGCGGATTGCTCACCTGCCTCGATGCCCGAACTGGCGACCAGCACTATCAGGAGCGGATCGGGGGAAATTATTCGTCGAGCCCTGTCTTCGGCGATGGCCGCATCTACATCCAAAGCGAAGAGGGGACCGGCATCACCGTGAAGCCAGGCAAGGAGTTCGTTAAACTCGATGACCTTGGCTTCAAGGAACGGACCTTGTCATCGTATGCCGTCGGAAGTGGTGCCATCTTCGTCCGCACGGAGAAGGCCCTCTATCGCCTGGAAGCCGGCAAATAG
- the alaS gene encoding alanine--tRNA ligase: protein MKTDELREKYLAFFQTKGHTRKASDVLVPRWDPSVLFTPAGMNPFKDHFLGKVKLEFTRATTSQKCLRTGDIDNVGRTAFHHTFFEMLGNFSFGDYFKKEAIHWAWEFLTDKKWLGIPGDLLTVTVYLDDDEAADIWHNEIGLPTSRIERMGEDDNFWPASSPSKGPDGVCGPCSEIYYKLPSGKTVEIWNLVFTQFNRVGNPPNNLRPLPSKNIDTGMGLERIASVMQGVDTNYHIDILRPIVEAAAEVCSQKYDPASDNGRRLRRIADHVRACTFAIHENVLPGPNREKYVIRRLLRRAVLDGHQMGLRDPFLYQLVPIVAEMMKSPYPELGETIERVQKGIKAEESAFFGTIDAGLARISGMFDSMKSEGRVMVAGGEAADLYQTNGVPPELVENMAAELNFTFDWDGFRTAMEEHGERSGKIADVVFKTGPIEALKRALKETQFVGYETTETTAEIKGVVAAEHLVDTLEEVGHESPVIVVLDKSPFYGESGGQVGDTGEIVGPGFKFQVIDTQKDADLLLHYGHLIEGKMNAGAKVTAKVDTVRRNGIRRAHSATHILQYALQQTLGKETHQMGSKVEEDQLRFDFGNPSPVDAEQLLVIEKEVHARVAAADPVAWKFVPLTEARTAGAMMLFGEKYPDPARMVSMGSFSKELCAGTHLDNTRDVLAFEIIAEEGVAAGTRRIVALTGEKAKSFSEKTSTALNELANLLGVELLAVPQAVRTLAQQVRDLKKQLASGGKGSTTETSPPRGTVSMAPPSAAQIKAALKETARTLNVGPFDAPARAAAMLEEVTTLTKQIAERATTSTLSADSLIESATLIGDVKVIVSDAPGSNANILRQLIDQIRKKTSPVAILFAAAEADDKVVVVAGVSKELVDKGVSAGNWVKEVSPVVGGGGGGRPDLAQAGGKIPAMIPDALKKALEVIATQLAK from the coding sequence ATGAAAACTGACGAACTTCGCGAAAAGTATCTGGCTTTCTTTCAGACCAAGGGACATACCCGCAAGGCGAGCGATGTGCTTGTGCCACGCTGGGACCCGAGCGTGCTGTTCACCCCGGCCGGGATGAACCCGTTCAAGGATCACTTCCTGGGGAAGGTGAAACTCGAATTCACCCGCGCGACGACGTCGCAAAAATGCCTCCGAACGGGGGATATCGATAACGTCGGACGGACGGCGTTCCATCACACGTTTTTCGAGATGCTGGGTAACTTCAGCTTCGGCGATTACTTCAAAAAAGAAGCGATCCACTGGGCCTGGGAATTCTTGACCGATAAGAAATGGCTTGGCATTCCAGGCGATCTGCTGACCGTGACGGTCTACCTCGACGACGACGAAGCTGCCGACATCTGGCACAACGAAATTGGCCTCCCCACCTCGCGCATCGAGCGGATGGGGGAAGACGACAACTTCTGGCCTGCCAGCTCGCCGAGCAAAGGTCCCGACGGCGTTTGCGGACCTTGCAGCGAAATCTATTACAAATTGCCGAGCGGCAAGACGGTCGAAATTTGGAACCTCGTCTTCACCCAGTTCAACCGGGTCGGCAATCCGCCGAACAACCTGCGGCCGCTGCCGAGCAAGAACATCGACACCGGCATGGGTCTCGAGCGTATTGCTTCGGTGATGCAAGGTGTCGATACGAACTATCACATCGATATTTTGCGTCCGATCGTCGAAGCTGCTGCCGAAGTTTGCTCGCAAAAATACGACCCAGCCAGCGACAACGGTCGCCGTTTGCGTCGCATCGCCGATCACGTGCGCGCTTGCACCTTTGCGATTCACGAGAACGTGCTGCCGGGGCCGAACCGCGAGAAGTACGTGATTCGTCGCCTGCTTCGCCGCGCGGTGCTCGATGGTCACCAAATGGGACTGCGCGATCCGTTTTTGTATCAGCTGGTGCCAATCGTCGCCGAAATGATGAAATCGCCGTACCCAGAACTCGGCGAGACGATCGAGCGCGTGCAAAAGGGGATCAAAGCGGAAGAATCGGCGTTCTTCGGAACGATCGATGCTGGCCTCGCGCGGATCAGCGGGATGTTCGACTCGATGAAGTCGGAGGGTCGCGTGATGGTCGCTGGTGGCGAAGCTGCCGACCTCTATCAAACCAACGGCGTTCCGCCGGAACTCGTCGAGAACATGGCCGCCGAGTTGAACTTTACGTTCGACTGGGACGGCTTCCGCACCGCGATGGAAGAGCATGGCGAGCGCTCGGGCAAAATTGCCGACGTCGTGTTCAAAACCGGTCCGATCGAAGCACTCAAGCGGGCTCTCAAGGAAACCCAGTTCGTGGGTTACGAGACGACCGAAACCACCGCTGAGATCAAGGGTGTGGTCGCTGCCGAACACCTTGTCGACACGCTCGAAGAAGTGGGGCACGAATCGCCGGTAATCGTCGTGCTCGATAAGAGCCCGTTCTATGGCGAGAGTGGTGGTCAGGTGGGAGATACGGGCGAAATCGTCGGTCCTGGCTTCAAATTCCAGGTCATCGATACGCAGAAAGACGCCGATCTGCTGCTGCACTACGGTCACCTCATTGAAGGCAAAATGAATGCCGGTGCCAAGGTAACGGCGAAGGTCGACACGGTTCGTCGCAACGGAATTCGCCGGGCCCACTCAGCCACGCATATCTTGCAGTACGCGCTGCAGCAGACGCTCGGAAAAGAGACCCATCAGATGGGTTCGAAGGTCGAAGAAGATCAGCTTCGATTCGACTTCGGGAACCCTTCGCCAGTCGATGCGGAACAGCTGCTGGTGATCGAAAAAGAAGTGCACGCTCGAGTTGCCGCTGCTGATCCCGTGGCCTGGAAGTTCGTACCACTCACCGAAGCCCGCACCGCTGGCGCGATGATGCTGTTCGGCGAAAAGTATCCCGATCCAGCGCGCATGGTGAGCATGGGTTCGTTTAGCAAGGAACTCTGCGCCGGCACGCATCTCGACAACACGCGCGACGTGCTCGCGTTCGAGATTATCGCCGAAGAAGGGGTCGCAGCTGGCACACGCCGCATCGTGGCTCTGACGGGCGAAAAAGCGAAATCGTTCTCCGAAAAAACCTCAACCGCTCTTAACGAGCTCGCCAATTTGCTGGGTGTCGAACTGCTCGCCGTACCGCAAGCGGTTCGCACACTGGCTCAGCAAGTGCGCGATCTGAAGAAGCAACTCGCCTCGGGTGGCAAGGGTTCGACAACCGAAACGTCGCCGCCACGCGGTACGGTTTCGATGGCGCCCCCCTCGGCTGCTCAGATCAAAGCAGCCCTCAAGGAAACCGCTCGCACGCTGAACGTCGGTCCGTTCGATGCCCCAGCGCGAGCCGCTGCGATGCTCGAAGAAGTCACGACCCTCACGAAGCAAATTGCCGAGCGAGCCACCACCAGCACGCTGTCGGCCGATTCGCTCATCGAGAGCGCGACACTGATCGGCGATGTGAAGGTGATCGTCAGCGATGCTCCGGGCAGCAACGCCAACATCCTGCGTCAGCTGATCGATCAGATTCGTAAGAAGACTTCCCCCGTCGCCATCTTGTTTGCAGCTGCTGAAGCAGACGACAAGGTTGTGGTCGTCGCAGGGGTGAGCAAGGAACTGGTCGACAAGGGTGTGAGTGCCGGCAATTGGGTGAAAGAAGTTTCGCCCGTCGTGGGGGGCGGTGGCGGCGGACGTCCCGACCTGGCCCAAGCTGGTGGCAAGATTCCTGCGATGATTCCCGATGCTTTGAAGAAGGCTCTGGAAGTGATCGCCACACAGCTCGCGAAGTAA